The Halichoerus grypus chromosome 3, mHalGry1.hap1.1, whole genome shotgun sequence genome segment TTTTCTCCTTACGTTCTCACTGCGGCCTATAACCCATCATGACAAAGAGAGGCCTTAAAAACGGCACTCAAGGGAGACATTAtttccttcccatttctctctcAGAAAGAGCAACTTACAATAGGAGGGGGGAAAATTGCATCTAGGTTAATGGCCGAGACCGTTTCCTCTGGTGAATGAAAATCAAAGGCTCATAAATACAACTTGTGAGGTTAGTCTTGTGGTTAGCTAGTACTTTAAATTTGTGATGCCCCCGATTATATGAGTTGACAGGGGGACTATCGACTTTTTCTCAGACAAAGCTGCAGTGCTCAAAATTATGTCTTGAAAAGAGCAAGGACCAGGATTCCCGAGGCCACTGAAAAAGCTCAGCAGAACTAGGCTAAAACATTCCTGGTGCATGGATGTCAGGCCTGGGGCCCGCCTAAGAGGGGAGAACAGGGGAAATGCCGTTTTCTCCCTATAAAGATGAATTTGGGCATTGGAAACAACCTTCTGATTTTAATGCCATTAATCAAACAAAACTGTCACTGACCACACAAAACTTCCATCAACGTTCCCCACATTTAGCAGGTATCAAATGATCACTCAGCTACTGCTTATTATTAGCCATCGGTGAATACGTGGAGAACAGaaagtctgaatttttttaaaactgagtcCTTCAGGTGCACGCAATCCCATTTTTCCTCAAGCTAGGGGTCTGAGCCCCTGCTAATTTAAATAGATAAGAAAAGCCTCGGGAGCAGAGTTCCCAGTGAAACGGTGTGCAGATCTGCATGTGGCTACGATGCAGTTGTGGGGGGCGCCTCGGGCTTGGTTCACTGTCCTTGCATTTTTGAAAACCGTTTAGACACCAGACCTGAAGCCTCCTTATCTGACGTCTCACAAAGTCTGAAGGAGCCTGCTCACCAGCTGGACGCAAGGAGCTGTAGAAACATCACTCCTCAGGCCGCGGTTTGCACGGAGTCGAGGAGATGACATCTTCCTGATGAAGAAGAGCACTTTGCCCGCGTCCCaatctccctctcttcctttttaatatgATTTGACAGCTTGAATTCAGAAGGAGGCTTTGCAATTAGGAGATCGAACCACAGCGTCTGTGCCAACAGCTCCCTTAGCTGCTCTAATTAGGGTTCccttcttccatttctgtttctcGGGAGAGGACGGGGACTTTTTAATTGGGGCTATTAGAAGTTCTCGTTACACAATGACACTCTTTGCTAAGTGAAAGCTCCAGCAAAAAAGCCATGCCCACTCTGCAATTACTGCTTGCAATTCTGAGGAATAATGGTATCttgtctcatttaaaaataaatctgaggcTTCTTCCTTAttgctttctctcctctgcctaCTCACATGAATTTCTTCTTGCCAATTAGGCAAACTTTCCATTATTTAAGGAGCTACTTTTGATCGTAACTGTCCCCTGATAATAAGACATATTAAACTAGATTTCATTTGCCCACAGCTCCTTTCTTCCAGATACAAGGCTAATTTAAATGAGCTCAGATCATTTGATCTTGGGTCTATAGTGAAACGGTGAGGGACTGGGATTCTCAAAGCCGTGCTCTGTTGGCACGTCACAAAACTCACCTGAAATAACCTGCACATTCAATGTTCGCAGTTTCTCGGAATCCTGTCCTCTTAAGAGGTCAGAGGTAGGTTTGTATTTATGACCTAttccaagaaaagaaattaaatatttaaatgataaacaAGCACACTCTTAATATATATTCCCCATGTTGATTCGAAGGATTACCAAGGAAAATGGGCCATCTACAACAGGGCCAGGAGTAACAAGACATTAAAGGCTTTCCTCATTAAGTTATTTTCCACGAGCAAACACAGGATCTTTCTAAAACAAGTGGTTTCTCCACTACCCTAAATGTTATCATGCCGTCTCCTCTAATGAAAAGCACCAGCTCTTATGTATAGAATATTATATTGCTTACATTAATATACATagacatatacagaatatttaatgcatatttaatatttaataatatttaatgtcCTAAATGGTGTGACATGTTTCATTACTTTACACGCTTGGATTTGTAAGGCAAGCCTTCAAAAGCCACTAAGCCTGTCATTTGGGTGGATGTTCATAAAATGTTCACTCTCCACTGTTGCTTTCTAGATGGTTTTTTCTAACtggcttctgtctctctttcctcatATGCAGTTATATGGAAAAGTGGATGAAGAAACTCAAAAATGtgcaatatttgcaaataacatttttatttaaactgatacaatttttaaaactagaaagaCCCTAGGTCTTGACTCTGACCTTTTGTTAGCTGTATAACTTTGGAAAAACCACTTAATCTCTCTACAGCTCAGGGGTTTTTCCCATCTATAAGTGAAAATAATAGTACACACCCTGTTTAAGTACTTGGagaatctaattttaaaaaaaaaccttgtgaAAATGCTCTGAAAATGGCTAttctacaaatatataatattgatGATGTTATTATATATTAGCCTTATATACTAAGGTATCAATGGCAAGACTTGATATGAAACTGCTCTTAGAAATACCTGCAACAGGGGCGTTtgtgtggcttagtcggttaagcgtccgactcttgattttggctcaggtcatgatctcagggtcatgagatggagccccgtgtggggctctgtgttgggcatggaacctgctcaagattctctctctccctcgccctctacCCCTCCGCCCTCTTCCTCAGGTTTGATATTCAGCCAGTATATGCATGGGTTACACACCAGAAGGGTTGGTGTATGCGTGGGTACACACCACTAGGGCCATAAGTCAATGTCCATCCTGATAGGTGGACGCCTGGGtcatactaaatatttttaatatcacccCCATTGCCTGATTTCCAATTATACATTATAGCTCTGCCCCGCCAAAAATCTCCTGACACCCTTACACCTATTAAAGATTGACCCCTACTCCCACTCATCACTTAGAGCCACTCTGTTCATGATCTCCCACTCTGAAATTCTGGATCACCACCCTATTCTTccacctctcttctcccttcactTGCACTAAGCCTCTGCTCAACCTCCAGCCGCCTTCAGCTCCTTGCCCAGCCTCCCCTGCTACTCGCTTGTCCAAGTAGACAAAAACACATGAACCTCCTTGAATGCTAACACTGTGTCTCACTGATATTTATATTCCCCGGGTTACCTAGAACTGCCACTTACACacagtaggggctcaataaatgataaattgaactttaaaaagaatgtacATCTATAGAGAAGATCCTAACTGGATTGTCCCAAGCAATGGATTTATTCCTCAATACTTACTCCGCCATTTCCACATTCTTCTGTGGCTTTCAAGTATTTTGTGGACAGTGAggatgagaaaaaatataaaaatgactagAACTAAAACATACCAAGTGATCTTCATGGAACAAGTGaaatctgcaaagaaaaaaatactataaaaatacaataaaatgatgCAACAGAGAGAGGCCATATGGTGATGTGGTTGTGTTCTACTACATATTTCGGCCTTAACTGAAAAGCTCCGTATATAATCATCCCTGTTATAGGGTCGTTTGCCCTCCTGATTTCTTCCCTGATATGTTAAGTGAGTgtattaaatgaagaaatttgACCAGGGAGCTTCCAGGGATCCCTTTGATCTCAAGATTCTAGGATTAATTTTACTTACAGGTCATGTAGGTGTTAGTTTCCTTGTGGTTGCTATCACTTAGCTAAGATTACAACAAGCTGAGTCCCAAAATCGGGGCCATTTGTAAATAACAACGGTGGCCCTGGGCCACACAGTCAAAAATTATGCCCTCACATGGACAAAGAGATAGTGAGTGTAAGGAaggtggagaggaaagaaaaaagacatacaaagagAAAAGGTTGGACTGAGGCATATAAAAGGCCAATGCAGATGAATAATCAGAACCCCTTTCTGCACAGACTCTCACTGCAAGGATCAGATCAGGTGCACACATTAATTAAACATACAGTAACCCTAGGTAAAAACTTGTTCATTCAAATGACAGTGAGGCACATGGGAAGGATAGTCCCCATCCAGCAATAGTTTAGCACCATCTCCTTTGCTCCCATAAAGATACAGTGGCCAGCAGACCTAGGAATCAGTGACATAACGGAAGGTGACCTCATCATGTCCAAGACATAACTGTCTACTGTCTTCCCAAGCCACCCTATGTACCCTCTTCCTTGTACACAAAACACAGCACTTTCTCAAAGTTAGCAGGATATATAACTTGCTTATACCCTTGGATTATTGCCCTTGTGAGGTTCATCATCTGGGTACCCCTTTCACAGGGACCCACCCCCATGTGCAGATGTACATTATATAGCCACCCAACATTTACTTAGAAAAGAGGCAGAATGCAGAAAAGGTAAAAGTTGACTGGGATGGCAGCACTCAGCCTTCCCAAAATCATCCCATGCTATTCAGCTGCAAACTTGCATTCCTCGCTCAGCAAATTAAAAGTATGCAGTTCGTTAACTGGAATAGAAGACTTAGAGTGCCAGCAAGAGCCACAGTGGGCCCAATGACCAAGGTGTCATTGGGCACTGATGatcaagctatgaaaagagaACCACGCACTCACCAACTTTATATAGCAAGAGCAGAATGTGCACAGCTGGGGTCAGGGCAGCCAGAACACCCACCCAAGCACCAGTGCAAATGCAGAAGAGTGTGTGTCCCCACAGCCCATGCTGCCCACCTACCCCCCATCCCGGCAGTCATCTTGGAGAGGAGCAAGGGAGAACAGAcaggaatctgaaaaaaaaaatctgaagagacaATTTAAATTACTGTTCCAGAGTAAATGTACCAGATTGGACTAAATTTACTTTCATCCCCTGGTGGATAGGGCTTTTAAGGGAGATCAAATTAGTCTCTGCCCAGCagagtaaaatataaagaaattttaaaacttctatacATGGCAAATGGATATAATTTTTCTAGAATACAAGACTATATATTTGTGTGTCACTGTGATCCTTCTGAATTATGGGCCCAAGGAAGTTTTAACTACTATTTCACTTTGACTAGcatgtatggattttttttcatgacaCAAAAAATTCTCTGAAAATCATAATTCTGGAaatgcttctttttcctttatgttttagaaaacataaaaagcaatTAGATGGATGCATGGAAATAAATATGATCTTAATATTTATAATCCAACCCGCTTTATCTTCCAGACTTCATCACTGTCACCTTCTCTATGCCATCCTTCCAAAGTCTACCTTCCAACTCACTCCTGAGCCCGAGGGAATTGACCTCCCTGTTCAGATCTTCTCAGATCCTCTCCCATACccgacacacatacacacaccttgAAATAACCCTTAATTGCAGAGACCGTGGGGCCCTGAAGACTGACTCACAAGAGAAATTCCTTTGAAGCTTTCTATTTTACTgtaaaaatgcatacatattaTTTGGTCGTATTTGcttgaaattataatattttttaaataattacctctaaaaaaagtaaagcttaaaaaaaaaaattctaaggcaATAAGAAAGGTTTCCATATGTCTGGAAGATCACAAAGCCCAGCAACTGACTCTACCATTGCACCTGTTACACCAGATGCACATGCTCAGTTGTTTTACATTCATCTATTTTTGGGTCCCTAATGCTAGCACATTGGTTGGCAAACAGTAGCATGTATTAAGTGGTTATATCATAAAATACTCTTCCAAAATAGACTTTCTAGGTAAAGTGGGGCACATCGCTTAGTAGAAAGGATCAATTGTGGTAATTCCGAAGAGGGTGTCGCGGAAGCTAATAAGCTTTAGAAGTAAGAGAGATGTGATTTTGATCCTTCGGATGCCTACCGTTCCCtcagagctaccctgtgacccaaaGTGCCTCCTCTGCACCCTGCCTATCTCCATGGCTTTATATCAAAAATCCCATTGTATTCAGTCCTGGTTCTCGACTCTAGGAGAAGATATAAGTCAattcaaaatatgattttaatagcCCATCACAATGTACATggatattatatttaaaaataaatttcaccctTTAATACCCAGGGGTAGTAGCGTTGCTTCAAGCACAGCTAACAGGCATGTCCGAAGTTACTCTGAGGTCTTTCTAGTGTCCCTCAAATCACATCCCACAGATGCCTCCTCTGCTTCTGAGTCCAGCTAGGCCTCAGGAATGAGCAGATAAAAGGACTAGCATTCTTTCCAGTCATATTATTGCAAcaacaaaatttttcaaatatttaacttttaatgaaGTTAATGTGTTAGCCTTTATTTAACTTTGTATCCAATTCTCTTTTTCGTCTAACTTCCTTAAATACTTACTTTTGACATCCATTTCTAGGTGCAAGGAGATATGTGTACAATTATTCAGGTATTCCATAGTCCTACAAGTATGGTTCATAGACTTTTCCTTGGGTGAATCTTCCTCCGTGATGGCTGGCCTTCTCATGCGGGTTTTTAGATTACAAGTAATGTTATATTCTTCCAAGGGATCAGCTATAGGAGCTACAGTGAAGTTAAAATGTTGACAAGGTGAACGAAAATCATTTGCCTTCACTTCCATTGATCCTTTCATGATAAGAACTagaaagagattaagaaaatgttatttgcAAAATAGTAATACATAGTAAGAAAACACACACCACTCAAAACTAAATACCATCCTTCCTctacaaagaaaaagtcaaaataagAAGTTCACTGCactaaaaataatgattaaagtgcttacatttttttaagattgtgaaTACCAGATAATAGTAGGGTTGAAATAGAATCTCAAAGAAATATagacatttccctgatgatttgtgCGACAGGTTATAATGCTCCAAGCCAGAAATGCCCCCATTATGCCCATTCTGAAGTCCTGGCCaaccagagaggaagaaggagaaggaggaggaggaagaggaggagcggggtgggggggaagaaagaacacaaggaaggaagaaaaagaataaaatgattgccattgttttaagccattgagtTTCAAGGTAGTATGTTACACAGACATAACTTATCAAAGCACTGTCCTACAtctccaggaggcagagaaataGCATCTGGAGTTACCAAGCCTTAAAACACTTCCTCGGTCTCTATCACCATAAAGGTATTTCCCCAACTTGCTTTCTGGTGAATTTGACCCAGAACCCTGCAACAGCTACAGCACTACTTGAGTAAGAACCCAGAAAAAGATAGATCTTTTATACTTCATCCAAAGTCAATGCCAAGAAATCTCATTCCCATTCTGAAAGAATGGGGAAAGATGCCAATATGGCGCGATACAGGAAGCAATCTCACCGAATaggtataaataataaatttgatgCTTGGGCCTGAGGCCACTAGTATATTTTCTGACTACAAATgagttatttaatttctcaatCATGCAAGTTGATttgatttaattaaataatatatattgatcTCAAAATAGATGCAGGATTCAGTTACACATTACACATAATACATagttattctttcatttgtttactcattaaagaaatatatattgagcGCCTGATGTCAGGCATTATGCAAGGATCTAGAAATATGGTGAACAAAGACAAAGTCCCCAACATTGAGCGGACATTTAGACGAGTAAAAAGGTAATTCAAATACAGTGGATACATGTTAGGCAGGAGAAGATACAAATGTGTCAAAGATtcaatgatttcttaaaaaatccaagtttaattttacttttttaatttttaaaaattcaataccTTTGAAGAGAGCATGCTAAATACTCTTTTAACCATCGAATGTACATAAATTATGGTGGCAtatgatgtattttaaaagtagatattttgggggcgcctgggtggctcagtcgttaagcatctgccttcggctcaggtcatgatcccagggtcctgggatcgagccccacatcaggctccctgctccttgggaagcctgcttctccctctcccactccccctgcttgtgttccctctctggctgtctttctccctgtcaaataaaaaaaaaaaaaaaaaaaatctttaaaagtagatattttgtttttgataaagtAAACCAAGAATAAGTAGTATCCCAAAGCCCTACAAATCACTCATCAAAAGCCACACTTGCTGAGGGTTTTGATACCATTGGATTTTAAACTGGaatatattattacttttttaacaGACTAAGGTAATTTATTCTTGATAAACTTTATTATCACTTCACATTTACCTTTTGATGTTTGTTCCTGAGAAATAAAATCCAGACTTTTTTTGGACTCGCAAGCTAAACATGAGGAGCACATTTTCAATTCACTTGTGATGCCTTGGCAAATCCTGGTGAAGTTTTGAAAGTTGGAGTGATTTAGAAAGATGCCCATAATAGTCTGAGTTTCTCTTACTGGTTTCAGAAAAGTCacgaaagaaaaatttaaagagcgGAGTGAATAGTTGAAATTAGGTTGCAGACACACTTCCAGACATGATAGCTCCAATATATTtcctataaaggaaaaaaaaattatttactattataTTCTGAGGTTTTGTCATTCCAATAAATACACAataagctctcagtttttcttagGTGGATACAGTATATTTCAGCTTGTCAGTGACAAGATTGTTTTTATATGAATTAACAACATCtacttcatttaaatatttcttttaaagatttataaacATTCCCTATTAATTctcagagaagagaactaaagatGTTCTTGGAAACCCTAACATTTTAACCATTCTCTCCTGAGAAAGCTCTAGAGGCCAAAGTTCAACACTAATTTAGCTGGTCTGAAATCTAGATGTTTGCATGACCACCATCCCTTGGAAGGCTCGAGAAGACTCTGTTCCTTGCCTCTCTTCCAACTTTTGCTGGCTGttggtattccttggcttgtggccacatcactccaatctctgacTTTCCGGTTACattgccttctcctctgtgtctctgtcttctaCTCTTCTGTCTGTgtcatctctctctgcctctctcttataaCCATCTTATATAGGACACTTGTGATTGGATTTAGGTTCCACCTGGGTAATGCAGAAGtatttccccatctcaagatcctgaaGTTAACCACACCTGTAGAGACTTTTTTTCCTTGTAAGGTGACATGTGCAAGTTCCAGGCTTTAGCACAGGATATCTTTGGTAGCCATCATTCAATCTACCTTTCATCCAAAGATGAAATTTAACTGGATGACATCATAATTTTTACTGTCTGAAGACAAACATCAGGTATGGAAATGATGATACAAAAGGAAGAACActacattcaaaataaaagataagaacactacattcaaaataaaagataaggaactacaaaataaaactacaaaataaaaaactacattcaaaataaaagataagaacactacattcaaaataaaagataaggactCTAGTACTATATCTGTCATCAGGCAAGATACTTGGACAATTTATTTTATCTCTGTAAGTCTTGTTTTCTCATCAGCAAAATAGAGATAGTAACTCTAGATCCTGCTAACCTCATACAGTTATAGTAACATCAAGGGGTATAGTACATATGAGAACACTTTTGAAATGTGTacaaatgtatattatttaaaattcaaacctgtagggatgcctgggtggctcagtcagttaagcgactgactcgtggtttctgctcaggtggggggatagagccctgcattgggttccacactcagtgcagagtctgcttgaagattccctccttctgcccctccccccactcacgctcatgctctctctctgtcaaataaataaataaatcttttttaaaatatttgaacctACATTCCAAAGTGAAAATTAATAATTCAAATCCCATACCCTTCATTTAGGGTAGGATTATCTGTGGTTCAATTCATACAAGTAATTAAAGCTCACTCTATAAAAATCGAGAATCCCTATTTAGCAGTAATATCATTTAAGGAATAGGTAACCTTTCTCTCAGGTGTCCCTAGTCTGACAATCATTTGCTAGTATGAGAAAATAACTTACATGCTCAATTGTACCTTTATGTGGCTTTCTTTACCATTTCTTGTGTAATCATATAgggcaaaataaattttgtaatttttctaaataatgtgGAGCACAATGAAAGAATCACTTTAGTTCTTATGATTACTCTTAGTCATAGAACTTAGTTCAATCTTAAGAGAAAACCAGGCAATTGAttgatattaaagaattttttatgtgTGGAATTTGTACTTTAATAGTAATTCCATAAGTGTCTCATTGctgatgattatatttttatttaataaaattagaagCTTATTACCAGCCCTCTACATTTGAAGTTGTTTCTGTAATAATTCACATGTGATTTCCAGCGATAAACACATTTCATACTTGAGTTGCTATAAAGGTTTTTTTGGGGAGAAGATGGTATTTTACTCAAACCCACAATTTTATgtcttaatatatttatagacGAAGTTGTGATCAAAttataactaatttttaaaacaactgtctTTGGTAATAATGTCTCAGGAAGGACATAGAAATTTACCATCTGATGGAACTCTATAACCTATGGTTTTTTTATACtaccaaaacacacaaaaacatttCTTGCCATGTTTCCATTTTACTCACTGGCATTTTTGATCTtacaaaattttccatttcttgaacCTGTAATCCTATGATACAACCAAGATAGGGAAATAGAGGGACATTTTTACTGTCTATATTACAGTCCCCTTATCCAATAAGTGACCATCTAGGCTTTCTAGAATTAATGATATATCCTTTATATTTGACTGTGAGGTCATTTTATGATGGTTTTTAAACCttagttttaaataattcaattggaaaggaaataaatagaagataTATCCTTCCCTGGtataattttaagaagtaatGAATTCTATTCAATCATTTTTGTTATCAGGTGAGCTATATTCTCATCTCCATAAACAAGGATATATGAATTTAATTACTGCTATTAATATTGTTGGGAGTCAGACATCTAAATTCTTACTCCCACAGATAGAAATGCATTCCAGAATTATTCCCGTACTATAACTGCAATCTCTCAGCATAAGTATATAGAATACTAAATAGAATTAGGAAAATATATTACAGTATAGG includes the following:
- the TMEM156 gene encoding transmembrane protein 156 isoform X1; this translates as MTKTALFKLLLAILITFILLLPEYFKTPKGNILELSCLEVCLQPNFNYSLRSLNFSFVTFLKPVRETQTIMGIFLNHSNFQNFTRICQGITSELKMCSSCLACESKKSLDFISQEQTSKVLIMKGSMEVKANDFRSPCQHFNFTVAPIADPLEEYNITCNLKTRMRRPAITEEDSPKEKSMNHTCRTMEYLNNCTHISLHLEMDVKNFTCSMKITWYVLVLVIFIFFLILTVHKILESHRRMWKWRSHKYKPTSDLLRGQDSEKLRTLNVQVISETKQRLPLTQVQKVLPPIPELEVTSTVHPQDQCTRISV
- the TMEM156 gene encoding transmembrane protein 156 isoform X2: MTKTALFKLLLAILITFILLLPEYFKTPKGNILELSCLEVCLQPNFNYSLRSLNFSFVTFLKPVRETQTIMGIFLNHSNFQNFTRICQGITSELKMCSSCLACESKKSLDFISQEQTSKVLIMKGSMEVKANDFRSPCQHFNFTVAPIADPLEEYNITCNLKTRMRRPAITEEDSPKEKSMNHTCRTMEYLNNCTHISLHLEMDVKNFTCSMKITWYVLVLVIFIFFLILTVHKILESHRRMWKWRSHKYKPTSDLLRGQDSEKLRTLNVQVISGYPSEFLWTIWTEPF
- the TMEM156 gene encoding transmembrane protein 156 isoform X3; translated protein: MTKTALFKLLLAILITFILLLPEYFKTPKGNILELSCLEVCLQPNFNYSLRSLNFSFVTFLKPVRETQTIMGIFLNHSNFQNFTRICQGITSELKMCSSCLACESKKSLDFISQEQTSKVLIMKGSMEVKANDFRSPCQHFNFTVAPIADPLEEYNITCNLKTRMRRPAITEEDSPKEKSMNHTCRTMEYLNNCTHISLHLEMDVKNFTCSMKITWYVLVLVIFIFFLILTVHKILESHRRMWKWRKTKQRLPLTQVQKVLPPIPELEVTSTVHPQDQCTRISV
- the TMEM156 gene encoding transmembrane protein 156 isoform X4 — translated: MTKTALFKLLLAILITFILLLPEYFKTPKGNILELSCLEVCLQPNFNYSLRSLNFSFVTFLKPVRETQTIMGIFLNHSNFQNFTRICQGITSELKMCSSCLACESKKSLDFISQEQTSKVLIMKGSMEVKANDFRSPCQHFNFTVAPIADPLEEYNITCNLKTRMRRPAITEEDSPKEKSMNHTCRTMEYLNNCTHISLHLEMDVKNFTCSMKITWYVLVLVIFIFFLILTVHKILESHRRMWKWRSHKYKPTSDLLRGQDSEKLRTLNVQVISEMEEGNPN